In the genome of Hydra vulgaris chromosome 06, alternate assembly HydraT2T_AEP, the window AATAGATGTAGGATGAGGCATATccgatatataaaaatgcaaaaaattccATAAAATCTGACTTCcgaaaacatttttctttattttttttttacagcagtTGCAGGAATACCAGATAAACCTTTGTAAACAATCATCTCACCTTCATCAAATCTATCTTctaattcattaattaaatGATCTAGAAGAGGAGATGTGAttgaatatttgaaataatctgAAACTGTGTCAGAGGGATAATTATCTCTATAAACTTGTCTGCCACAAAGTCTTGGTTTAACTTCTGAAACATCAAGAGTCTTAGCTAGGTCAAGAGCAGTTAAGTACCATTCCTTATGATAGAcatcactattttttttttaatctaaaatttgagttttcaaacaatttatttcattacacTGTTGTGATATATCAAATGCTTTAGTTTTGAGAACAACAGTGATGGCGTAGAAATAGTccattatttgttttgttaaaattaagcTCATAATAAGAGAAAAATTTgtcataagatttaaaaaacatgaagctTTTGAAGAAGTATCAATATTATAACTCTTACCTTCATTGTATGCCATTTCTTTCATTGAATGAAAAACGGATAtgtagttatcaaaaaaaacatccAGACCTTTAAGTTTCTGAACCCATCTAGTTTGACATTATCAATTAATTTTGCTTGACCaggaaaaaagaatttattgagACAGCTAGCACATTTAggtgataagttaaaaaaatatgatatatctTTGATTTGATCAAGAACATTTCTAACACTCTGAACATTGCATGATTTactaataactaaattaaatttatggcATGCACAGTGAATAAAAATAGCCTTTGAATTGATATATTAAATTCTAGATGAAATACCTTATAATTTACCAGACATTGCCCCAGCACCATCATATCCTTGACCTCTACATTTTTGGATATCAAGACCAAGATCATCAATTGCAGAAATTGCGCAAGACTAAGACCAATTGTACCAGATTTACATTCAATAAACCGTAGAAAGTCTTCACAAATAACATTATCACAGTCAATGTATCTTATAACTAGAGATAGCTGTTCAACATTAGAACAATCAGAGGCTCTATCACACAAGATAGAAAAATAACctgacttttttaattttttaattagaactTCTTCGATTGTTTTTCCACAGCATTCAATAAGTTCGTTTTGTGcggttttaaatatataagttgCATTTTTAGGAGCAGAACGAATATGGTGCTCAAGAACTTTATCACCTGCTTCAAtacgaaaatttaaaaactctacAAAGTTACCTATACCAATGTTGTCTTTACATGTTTCTCCAATCTGTGGATGATACTTACTGTCATCACGATGACCTCGAAAAGCAATATTGTTGCagccaagaaaaataattgtCTTTGTAATtggaattaatttattttgattacttataataagtttttttcttagatTATCTATGTCtttaattaaaaccatatttcaacagtaggcaaactaaaataaaataacggCAAAGTTAAAATCAATGAAATAATGGAAtaaaaaagaatcatttttttaaatataactaataataaaaataaataaaaaactacaagTCTTTCAAAccttataacaaaaaacttcTTCAAACTCcaatcataaataaaaagataaaaaataataaatccaaATAAACAAATGAGTATTCCATGATAAAGAAAAGTCCAAGCCATCTGAAATCTATTTGCcttctttcctttttttctgCATAAAATCCTTGATAAAGACTTTGGGTCCGATGGCATAAACAAATGGATTTGCATGCTTCTtgttataattttctttctGCTTTTCATGAGCCGTTTCAATGTTTTGTTTAGCTTTTTGCAGCAGATTTGATCtacattataaacaattattgtttaacttcaaaatatatttataatgaaagaaaaaagaacattttaaatatcaaaactcTAAGaaaaaaccttgaaaaaaatcaaactgttaCAGTAATGTTCTACAATCATATTTTAACAAACCAGTAAATGCTTTATACCTTTCctcaattattttattcataaaatgttGGTTGCTTTCAGGTCTTGtgttaaaatcaattaaaaatgattgAGGAGATTCTCCTCCAACTTTTAATTCTATAGGAAGTATGGGCTTCCTTCCGAACATTTACTCAAAGGGAGCGTATTTTGTAGACTCTTGCCTTGATGTATTGTATGCAAAAATACAAGCATCCAAATGAGTATCCCGTGTAATGTGGTGATCATTGCAAAATTTTACAAGCATTAACTGGATGGTTTGATTGAACCGCTCATTTAAACCATTAGCCTAAAACACAAGATGATTAAATCCAAGACTTTAAAACTAGACAGCTCTTATACACAAActgaattcaaatttttaaacctgTGGATGATAGGCTGTGGTAAAATGATGTTTCATATTTAACAAAGACATTAGTTCCTTGTTTATTTGGTTGTAAAACTCTGTGCCTTGGTCAGAGGTAACAACCTTTGGTATACCCATTTGCATGAacaactgaaatatttaaaaaattcttatatcttcaaaaaaaaatttttaaatgcaatcaGATAACGATATTTAAATTTACCTTATACAATTCTATTGCAACGCCGCTTgctaattttgattttagggGAAATGCTGCTACCCACTTTGTGCAATAATCAGAGATagtaagaatatatttatttttatcagatgTTTCAGGAAGTGGTGACTGTACTTTAATAGGATGTAGCTCTGGACTATTTTTTTCGAATTTTCGCATATTTGTGTGCTGACACTGTTCACAGCTTTTAAACTATGTTACGTGTAACTTGCAAATTACAAATTCTAGCATATGGTATATATTAATATTCTGATGTCACAGGACTTAAATTTAGAACTATTTAAgaacatactttaaaaaaatttcacataatacaatatataatatatgtatatattatacattatcgcattataaaaaaaatattataaaagatacACATTGGTTACATTGTAACCAATGTgtatcttttataatattttttttataatgcgataatgtataatatatacatatattatatattgtattatgtgaaatttttttaaagtatgttcTTAAATAGTGATAGCAATACTGAAATATGTATCAGGTAGTAATTATACTTATATTCTataaaagtgttattatttgtaaaatagatTAACATTTTGAACAACTTAAAGTTTTGAGAACTTGCTTCAAATCTTCTATcattcaattattaaaattttctttatattttaaaacataacatggtattttataatatatataaatatatatattatatatatacataaatgccATATTAATATTGATAACAATGATGCAATATACATACAGCATAATCTACACCTTTGAAAATTCCTGGCCAGTAAAAACATTCTGACaccttttaaaaagtttgtgttCTACCAAGGTGACCAGCAGTAGGTTCGCTATgacaaaaattaacaatttgttttctttgCTCTTTGCTAAAAATCACCTCCAACCATATGTCATTCTTTGTCTTGTGATGCAGTTTATCATCCTCCATCCTAAACCtgtaaagtataaataattatttatgtattattgGAACTGGTTCcaataatacataaataaactttttgtgctataacttttttgaatatcCTTGTAAGTATTAGTAAATGGGAGCAAAGCATTTACTTTGTGTAAAAAGAATCTACTATGTTTAGTTTGAAAGTACTGCGTGTATACTAGTTATATACTTGTGTGAAACCTAGGTATACCTAAAACAAATATTCAGTGGACATACTTTGTTGATTGCTAGTATACTAGGGACATACATACTCTAATACATAACAAAATATGTAATGTAAAATGGTAGCAATAATGCCATcatatattacaaaatgttATATGTACACTGCAAAATAGACCactaacatatattatattatatactttagTGATCTGTAACACTGAcactgtatataatataataacaaatatagtCGATATGTCAAATAGAATATATGAtaattatatattctatttgacaaatagaatataaaattatcATATATTCTATTTGTCATATCGACTATATTTGTAATCTACTTTACAGTGTCACAAATGCTACAAATAATTTCTCATAATGACTATATTTGTAACTTtcttaactttgtttaaaagtatatatcatATTGTAACTATGTTAATAGTAACATAGATACAAAATGATATAATCTATGTATGTTTATAATCTATACCTGCTTGCTCTTCGTCGAATAGCCCGCTTTTCATTCGGTGTGCAGTTATAGCGATAAACAGATGTAGATATATAGTTACTAACATCAGCAAGCATTCTTTCTTCAGCATTATTCTGTtcatccatttttaaaattaatttttcaaatgatgGTACAGACTCAGCCGCAATTCATAAAATTACACTATTCTCTAGGTCGGACAACTTACTCCAAGCTAGGACAAGCTACTCCGGAGTAAAATGTCCGCTCGGACAGTTTACTTCAGCGGACAGTTTTCTCCGTGACAGGACAGTTTTCTCCGTGCAActtctgcaatttttttttgttgtctacCGGAAATTCGGGTCAAATGAATCCTAAAACAATTGGGATTTTTTCGGCCTTTATTACGGCAACCAAAATAAATAGATTCCAATAACGATTGATTAAAAGGGTTCTTTCGGTTCcgttcactttaaaaaaagaatcctGATTAATAGCGGCGTTTTGAAACATCACAGAGGAGAGCGAAGTCTTTGAAACATTGTTAAAGCCGTGTATGTTTTTCCATAAaggcaatatttatttttttaaagaactcatatatgcatataagtatactataaatttaagtttagtattttttatatcatgaaacagaattttttataacttcttagAATATTATGGGTGAATCCTGGACAACACAGGATACcccctagatccgcccctgttACATATGTTAAGAGCCCTAATAACATATCAATCTGACAATAGAACTTCATATGTATCATAAAAATACAACGCtgttcttattatttattgatttttaagttaCGCCAAAGTTAAGCCAGCTTATAGCAAGCATAACTTTTCTTGCGTAAATTGAGCTGAGCAAGTTTCTAAAAAGTTTGGTGAATACCATTTGAGTTTGGTGAATATCGATAGTTACGGTTGAACTTACGCAAAAACTTACGAAAGTGTTTTTTTAGCGCAGCTGTGCAAGTTTGGTGAATACGACTTTTACAGTTTTGAACTTACGCCaaacttacgcaaaaaaaagtttggtgaATAAGCTCcctgtataaaatatatatatagatatatatatatatatatatatatatatatatatatatatatatatatatatatatatatatatatatatatatatatatatatatatatgtatatatatttatatatatatatatatatatatattatatacgtcgaaaattaaatagttattatatttatatatatatatatatatatatatatatatatatgtatatatatatatatatatatatatatatatatatatatatatatatatatatatatatatatattataaatatcgaaaattaaatagttattaagatatatttaaatacataactAAAGTTTCACTCAATTGCGATCATTAGTTTCAGGTTCGTCCTAAGGAGGAGGGGCGTAGGGGTGTCGAGCCGACTCCCCCACCACCTGCCTTCCGCAAcgaaaatcatatttaaaaaacattatttttgtaaatttttgccATACTTTCATAAACAAAAGAGTTTTTATCATTATACCACCTgtctttaaaagttttctcaGTAAGCCtcatgtaattatatatatatatatatatatatatatatatatatatatatatatatatatatatatatatatatatatatatatatatatatatatatatatatatatatatatatatatatatatatatatatatatatatagaccacacgggtaaaaccacagatgtcacatgtttttttattgtataatgtatttaatgtatttgtattgtataatgtatttaattaaaagtatatttttatgacattttagtCCTAACACTATATATAAATGCAGTTTTTATGCTAAATACAAGAGCtatttatttacagtatttttttgaaaacaagacactcaTTTTGGACATCTGAGATTTTTCCGTTGTAAATTCATAAACTCACAAACCACGTTAGCTTATTAgagcacttatttttttaaaaggtagaTGGCAACACATTGTAATATACAACCACAACGTACTAAGTGTAAGATGGGATAATAAAGCCGTTCCCCCCCTTCCCCCCAtctcttttcataaaaaaaaatcaaataaaaaattatatgaaagattttttaataaatagcatTGTAAACTTATCTCTTCCCTAATCTCATCTATTTACGATAAATGATTCCATAATGTCTGTATTTTATCACTTTGTATCAAGTTTGTATAAATCATACAAAAACCAACTGTGAACAAcaccattataaaaatatgtttttttaattgtaaagaaaaataagtttttcaaaaataaaataatctcaagtaatgttttacttaaaaatgtttagcttcaataagtctttaaatttttgaacaaaaaagaGGCCACAGAGTTATGCATGCTTGTTTCAGTTTATCAGGCACTTTGATCTTTGATCTAAATATATGGTATGTAACACACATAAAGCTAAATATTTCCAGTTTCccatataattatattttaactaggCTTTAACATTTCAATTTCTCTAAGTAAACATGTCTTAAATGAACAAACAACTAAGAAGTTTGGCTTTATAACTCtgcaaatttcagaaatttttcttGTATCATGTTTACATATAATATTGAATTGTTATGGTTTTTTGTGAGATCGTCTAGTGTTTCTGTCAGAAACTTTTGATTTGCAAAGGCAATGTTTCTTTCACATTCTATAGAGGAACCATGCCTATACAGAATGTGACAGAGCTCTTATTGGTAATGAAACAGTAATGCTGTCAAGTTTTTCAGTTTCATGAACTAGATAATTAAATCaatctaaaactttttattttatattttgcctAGCACATAAGCTGCAAATCAATTTAATATCCTTTATATTTAAGATAATTGATAACTTAAAATTATGCAGCATAGAAAATACATCATCAGACCATCTGTCCCCAACAGTTTCatcatagcaataaaaatataatttttgagttGAAAGTATATTAGTGTTTAGAAAATGAAACAGCTGTTGCCTGGAATAGTATACATATTGGTTTCAAACGTTTaggcactttttttttttgtgggaaATTCAAGCAAATTACTTAACAATTAAAAGCGTGATGAGTTGGAAGACATATAGCTCTTTCCCTCTAATAAAGCATTTAAGCTTTTCTCTGATGGAGCTGGAGCAATACATccaaaacattcttttttttgctaaatattgtTAGCAGTATCAAAATCAGAAATCATTGAgtctattttttacttttttagggtACAAAAGGTACACCTTATGAACTAAAACAAAAGTTGAAATAATTCACGAGAAAACTTttgtcattataaaaaaaacttattttacatatatacatatatatatatatatatatatatatatatatatatatatatatatatatatatatacatatatatatatatatatatatatacatatatagaaatatatatagacatatatatatacatacatatacatacatatatttatatgcataaatataagtatgtatatgtacatatatatacatacatgtgtgtgtgtgtgtgtgtgtgtgtgtgtgtgtgtgtgtgtgtgtgagtgtgtgtgtactgttaaagtttattttgtataagtttTGGCATCCGTGCTTcaaaatatagatattaaatGGAGAAATGAATAGCAGTGTAAAGGTAATTGTAAAACTATAATGCACCAAATTTAATTACTGTATTAGTAACTTTTTCAACAGTATCCATCAGATGAAAAAGCTTTTTGAAGCATAAATTACTACAAAGATATTTGCGATCTTGTATGACGCAAAAACGTTTAAGTGActttagcataaaaataaagacaatgaTAAAAATGCAATAGTAAGAAACGTTGCCTACGCAAAAGTCAAAAAGCAAGCattctaatttttaaagtaaattttgaagaaaaagtgataaatataaattaataactgtTACCTAATGCCAATATAAAACTGGATAGTAACTGGTAAGTGATAGCTTTTTGCTTctacattagtttttttaattaaattttttaagttcgtTACAAAAAGCCTACAGAGAGTTGAGTTACCGAcataaattacaacaaaataaaattgtataaattgcaTACTGTTTAAtttggtaaaaattaaaaattcaattaagcAAAAAtctatgtttaaaatttataaacaaaataaattattgctCTATACGCAGAGAGTACgcgcaaaacatttttttaatctaaaatgaattttatggaatttttttttgttttgcactCATTGATTTCGGTTTACGTTACGGTACTAAGCACGTATAAAAAGGAATTAGCAACCGTGTAAatcaaaatagtaaataaataaaaacaagggaaatttttcaaattcaaaatttataggTCCATTTACTTTATTTGCGATAATTACTAATCATTTATAGGAACTGGCATGATCGATATAATGCGAATTTTTAAAGCACGTCTAAACTTGGCATTcattattgaataaataaaaaaatccaatGTACTATTAAAGTATGCAAACGCCATAGcacaaaaactaaatatttctgaagctctttttttaaaagctccCTCATAGTATAACAGTATGGCATAAGGCATGAAACATGTGAAAAAACATCCCACAACAACCAAAAGCATGCATGTTAAGCGTTGTTCCTGAAATTTGACTTTATGATCAACCGTGTTTTGTAAACGTTTCCTAGAGTTTATTGTGCAAGTAATGATTTTATAGTAACAAAAACCTATGATCCCTAACGGAATGTTAAACGCAAAAAATTGCAGAAACAGTAGGTAACTAATACTGTATTCCCAAACAACCATACAATGGGCGCGAAACGGGTTATAATCAATATTTCCCCAATTAAGCAATGCTGGTAAAACAATAATTCCTACTGTCAAATACgttatcaaaattataaaaaacaagtttacttTAGAAAACAAGAAGTCGTGTACTTTGGGTTTTACAATTAGTAAATAGCGATATGCAGCtattaaaaccaaattaaaGTTAGATACTAAAAATGTAAGAAGAACTAATGCACCATGCAGCTGACAGACTGCGCCAACTGTTACAGGTCCATTTTTAGATAACAGGTTTGTTGATTGGATTGGTACACCAATAACTACAACCAAGATGTCGGATATTGCCagattaattaaaagtaaattacttctTGTGCGAATAATTCGATGggtataaataacaaaaat includes:
- the LOC100202075 gene encoding melatonin receptor type 1A isoform X2, which codes for MYQNITNHIGIIQNNTFYFKRNVDPTLQVAVFSAIGVISFVTNLIIIFVIYTHRIIRTRSNLLLINLAISDILVVVIGVPIQSTNLLSKNGPVTVGAVCQLHGALVLLTFLVSNFNLVLIAAYRYLLIVKPKVHDFLFSKVNLFFIILITYLTVGIIVLPALLNWGNIDYNPFRAHCMVVWEYSISYLLFLQFFAFNIPLGIIGFCYYKIITCTINSRKRLQNTVDHKVKFQEQRLTCMLLVVVGCFFTCFMPYAILLYYEGAFKKRASEIFSFCAMAFAYFNSTLDFFIYSIMNAKFRRALKIRIISIMPVPIND